The following are from one region of the Etheostoma spectabile isolate EspeVRDwgs_2016 chromosome 2, UIUC_Espe_1.0, whole genome shotgun sequence genome:
- the dnm2b gene encoding dynamin-2 isoform X5, with protein MGNRGMEDLIPLINKLQDAFSSIGQTCNLDLPQIAVVGGQSAGKSSVLENFVGRDFLPRGSGIVTRRPLILQLVNSKVEYAEFLHCKGRKFVDFDEVRLEIEAETDRITGSNKGISAIPINLRVYSPNVLNLTLIDLPGMTKVAVGDQPQDIEHQIRDMLMQFITKESCLILAVTPANTDLANSDALKISKEVDPQGLRTIGVITKLDLMDEGTDAKDILENKLLPLRRGYIGVVNRSQKDIDGKKDIRAALAAERKFFLSHPGYRHIAERMGTPHLQKTLNQQLTNHIRDTLPGLRSKLQSQLLSLEKEVEEYKNFRPDDPTRKTKALLQMVQQFGVDFEKCIEGSGDQVDTSNLSGGAKINRIFHERFPFELVKMEFDEKELRKEISYAIKNIHGVRTGLFTPDLAFEAIVKKQIIKLKEPCLKCIDLVIQELINTVRQCTNKLGSYPRLREETERIVTTYVRERDSKTKDQVLLLIDIELSYINTNHEDFIGFANAQQRTTANATKKRVMPNQVIRRGWLTINISIMKGGSKDYWFVLTAESLSWYKDEEEKEKKYMLPLDNLKLRDVEKGFMSSKHVFAIFNTEQRNVYKDLRQIELACDTQEDVDSWKASFLRAGVYPEKDQLESEDTMNSSDTVSMDPQLERQVETIRNLVDSYIGIVNKSIRDLMPKTIMHLMINSAKDFIHSELLAYLYSAGDQGSLMEESAEQAQRRDEMLRMYHALKEALVLIGDISTTTISTPVPPPVDDNWIPKDPSPPPASRPASATAPPPSRPPAVRGPTPGPPPPLNPSPAFGAPPVPSRPPGQTAYAGDPNSGVTPLVPSRPARVPPALPPGIPRRPPQVPFHHNQW; from the exons ATGGGAAACCGGGGAATGGAAGACCTAATTCCCCTCATTAACAAACTCCAGGACGCCTTCAGCTCCATCGGCCAGACCTGCAACTTAGACCTGCCGCAGATAGCGGTCGTCGGCGGACAGAGCGCAGGGAAGAGCTCCGTGTTGGAGAATTTCGTCGGGAG ggACTTCTTGCCCAGAGGATCTGGCATCGTCACCCGTCGTCCTCTCATCCTCCAGCTGGTTAACAGTAAAGTAG AATATGCAGAGTTCCTGCACTGTAAGGGACGTAAGTTTGTGGACTTTGACGAGGTCCGTCTGGAGATTGAAGCAGAGACTGACCGGATCACCGGATCCAACAAGGGCATCTCTGCCATCCCTATCAACCTCCGCGTCTACTCCCCTAATG TGCTGAATCTGACCCTGATTGACCTGCCGGGAATGACAAAAGTTGCCGTGGGAGACCAGCCTCAGGACATTGAGCACCAGATCAGGGACATGCTGATGCAGTTCATCACCAAGGAGAGCTGTCTGATCCTGGCTGTCACCCCGGCCAACACTGACCTGGCCAACTCCGACGCCCTTAAGATTTCCAAGGAGGTTGACCCTCAGG GTCTACGGACCATTGGTGTTATCACTAAGCTGGACCTGATGGATGAGGGGACGGATGCAAAAGACATCCTGGAAAACAAACTGCTGCCGCTTCGCAGAG GTTACATTGGGGTGGTGAACCGCAGTCAAAAGGATATCGATGGGAAGAAAGATATCCGTGCTGCTTTGGCGGCTGAGAGAAAGTTCTTCCTGTCCCACCCTGGGTACAGACACATTGCAGAACGTATGGGCACTCCACACCTGCAGAAGACCCTCAATCAG CAACTTACCAACCATATCCGCGACACGTTGCCCGGGTTACGCAGTAAGTTGCAAAGCCAGCTGTTATCACTGGAGAAAGAGGTGGAAGAGTACAAGAATTTCCGCCCTGATGACCCCACACGCAAGACCAAGGCCTTGCTCCA GATGGTGCAGCAGTTTGGCGTGGACTTCGAGAAGTGCATCGAGGGGTCTGGGGATCAGGTGGACACCTCCAACTTGTCAGGTGGAGCAAAGATCAACCGCATCTTCCATGAGCGCTTTCCCTTTGAGCTGGTGAAG ATGGAGTTTGATGAGAAGGAGCTGAGGAAAGAGATCAGTTACGCCATCAAGAACATCCACGGAGTCAG GACAGGCCTGTTCACCCCAGACCTGGCGTTTGAGGCCATAGTGAAAAAGCAGATCATTAAGCTGAAAGAGCCCTGTCTGAAATGCATCGACCTGGTCATCCAGGAGCTCATCAACACAGTCAGACAGTGCACCAATAAG CTGGGATCGTACCCTCGACTGAGAGAAGAgacggagagaatcgtcaccaCCTacgtcagagagagagacagcaagacCAAAGaccag GTGTTGCTGTTGATTGATATTGAGCTCTCTTACATCAACACTAATCATGAGGACTTCATTGGATTTGCCAA TGCCCAGCAAAGGACCACTGCCAACGCCACCAAGAAGAGGGTCATGCCCAATCAG GTGATCCGCCGAGGCTGGCTCACTATCAACATCAGTATCATGAAGGGCGGATCCAAGGACTACTGGTTTGTCCTGACTGCTGAGTCTCTCTCCTGGTACAAAGATGAGGAG gagaaagagaagaagtaCATGCTGCCTCTTgacaacctgaagctgagagaTGTGGAGAAAGGCTTCATGTCCAGCAAACATGTCTTTGCCATCTTCAATACTGAACAGAG GAATGTATATAAAGACCTGCGTCAGATTGAGCTGGCATGTGACACTCAGGAGGATGTGGACAGCTGGAAGGCTTCGTTTCTCAGAGCTGGTGTATACCCAGAGAAAGACCAG CTTGAGAGCGAAGACACGATGAATTCTAGCGACACTGTGTCCATGGACCCGCAGCTGGAGCGACAGGTGGAGACCATCCGGAACCTCGTGGACTCATACATTGGCATTGTCAACAAGTCCATCAGAGACCTCATGCCCAAGACCATCATGCACCTCATGATCAATAGT GCGAAGGACTTCATCCACTCTGAGCTGCTGGCCTACCTGTACTCGGCCGGGGACCAGGGCAGTTTGATGGAGGAGTCAGCAGAGCAGGCTCAGAGGAGAGATGAGATGCTGAGGATGTATCATGCTTTGAAAGAGGCCCTGGTCCTTATAGGAGACATCAGCACCACCACTATTTCTACCCCAGTGCCTCCACCAGTAGACGACAACTGGATTCCCAAGGATCCGAG TCCTCCACCGGCATCCCGCCCTGCCTCAGCAACAGCGCCCCCTCCCAGCCGACCCCCGGCGGTGAGGGGGCCCACTCCGggtcctccacctcctctcaACCCCTCACCAGCCTTCGGAGCCCCGCCCGTGCCGTCTCGGCCACCGGGCCAAACAGCCTACGCAGGCGATCCCAACTCTGGTGTTACGCCTCTTGTCCCTTCCAGGCCGGCCCGCGTGCCTCCTGCACTGCCGCCTGGGATTCCCAG GCGACCTCCACAAGTCCCCTTTCATCACAACCAATGGTGA
- the dnm2b gene encoding dynamin-2 isoform X4, whose product MGNRGMEDLIPLINKLQDAFSSIGQTCNLDLPQIAVVGGQSAGKSSVLENFVGRDFLPRGSGIVTRRPLILQLVNSKVEYAEFLHCKGRKFVDFDEVRLEIEAETDRITGSNKGISAIPINLRVYSPNVLNLTLIDLPGMTKVAVGDQPQDIEHQIRDMLMQFITKESCLILAVTPANTDLANSDALKISKEVDPQGLRTIGVITKLDLMDEGTDAKDILENKLLPLRRGYIGVVNRSQKDIDGKKDIRAALAAERKFFLSHPGYRHIAERMGTPHLQKTLNQQLTNHIRDTLPGLRSKLQSQLLSLEKEVEEYKNFRPDDPTRKTKALLQMVQQFGVDFEKCIEGSGDQVDTSNLSGGAKINRIFHERFPFELVKMEFDEKELRKEISYAIKNIHGVRTGLFTPDLAFEAIVKKQIIKLKDPCLKCVDLVVTELAALIRKCTEKLGSYPRLREETERIVTTYVRERDSKTKDQVLLLIDIELSYINTNHEDFIGFANAQQRTTANATKKRVMPNQVIRRGWLTINISIMKGGSKDYWFVLTAESLSWYKDEEEKEKKYMLPLDNLKLRDVEKGFMSSKHVFAIFNTEQRNVYKDLRQIELACDTQEDVDSWKASFLRAGVYPEKDQLESEDTMNSSDTVSMDPQLERQVETIRNLVDSYIGIVNKSIRDLMPKTIMHLMINSAKDFIHSELLAYLYSAGDQGSLMEESAEQAQRRDEMLRMYHALKEALVLIGDISTTTISTPVPPPVDDNWIPKDPSPPPASRPASATAPPPSRPPAVRGPTPGPPPPLNPSPAFGAPPVPSRPPGQTAYAGDPNSGVTPLVPSRPARVPPALPPGIPRRPPAAPNRPTIIRPSEPSLLD is encoded by the exons ATGGGAAACCGGGGAATGGAAGACCTAATTCCCCTCATTAACAAACTCCAGGACGCCTTCAGCTCCATCGGCCAGACCTGCAACTTAGACCTGCCGCAGATAGCGGTCGTCGGCGGACAGAGCGCAGGGAAGAGCTCCGTGTTGGAGAATTTCGTCGGGAG ggACTTCTTGCCCAGAGGATCTGGCATCGTCACCCGTCGTCCTCTCATCCTCCAGCTGGTTAACAGTAAAGTAG AATATGCAGAGTTCCTGCACTGTAAGGGACGTAAGTTTGTGGACTTTGACGAGGTCCGTCTGGAGATTGAAGCAGAGACTGACCGGATCACCGGATCCAACAAGGGCATCTCTGCCATCCCTATCAACCTCCGCGTCTACTCCCCTAATG TGCTGAATCTGACCCTGATTGACCTGCCGGGAATGACAAAAGTTGCCGTGGGAGACCAGCCTCAGGACATTGAGCACCAGATCAGGGACATGCTGATGCAGTTCATCACCAAGGAGAGCTGTCTGATCCTGGCTGTCACCCCGGCCAACACTGACCTGGCCAACTCCGACGCCCTTAAGATTTCCAAGGAGGTTGACCCTCAGG GTCTACGGACCATTGGTGTTATCACTAAGCTGGACCTGATGGATGAGGGGACGGATGCAAAAGACATCCTGGAAAACAAACTGCTGCCGCTTCGCAGAG GTTACATTGGGGTGGTGAACCGCAGTCAAAAGGATATCGATGGGAAGAAAGATATCCGTGCTGCTTTGGCGGCTGAGAGAAAGTTCTTCCTGTCCCACCCTGGGTACAGACACATTGCAGAACGTATGGGCACTCCACACCTGCAGAAGACCCTCAATCAG CAACTTACCAACCATATCCGCGACACGTTGCCCGGGTTACGCAGTAAGTTGCAAAGCCAGCTGTTATCACTGGAGAAAGAGGTGGAAGAGTACAAGAATTTCCGCCCTGATGACCCCACACGCAAGACCAAGGCCTTGCTCCA GATGGTGCAGCAGTTTGGCGTGGACTTCGAGAAGTGCATCGAGGGGTCTGGGGATCAGGTGGACACCTCCAACTTGTCAGGTGGAGCAAAGATCAACCGCATCTTCCATGAGCGCTTTCCCTTTGAGCTGGTGAAG ATGGAGTTTGATGAGAAGGAGCTGAGGAAAGAGATCAGTTACGCCATCAAGAACATCCACGGAGTCAG GACAGGCCTGTTCACCCCAGACTTGGCGTTTGAGGCCATAGTGAAAAAGCAGATCATTAAGCTGAAAGACCCCTGTCTGAAATGCGTCGACCTCGTTGTCACTGAGCTTGCCGCCCTGATCAGGAAGTGCACTGAAAAG CTGGGATCGTACCCTCGACTGAGAGAAGAgacggagagaatcgtcaccaCCTacgtcagagagagagacagcaagacCAAAGaccag GTGTTGCTGTTGATTGATATTGAGCTCTCTTACATCAACACTAATCATGAGGACTTCATTGGATTTGCCAA TGCCCAGCAAAGGACCACTGCCAACGCCACCAAGAAGAGGGTCATGCCCAATCAG GTGATCCGCCGAGGCTGGCTCACTATCAACATCAGTATCATGAAGGGCGGATCCAAGGACTACTGGTTTGTCCTGACTGCTGAGTCTCTCTCCTGGTACAAAGATGAGGAG gagaaagagaagaagtaCATGCTGCCTCTTgacaacctgaagctgagagaTGTGGAGAAAGGCTTCATGTCCAGCAAACATGTCTTTGCCATCTTCAATACTGAACAGAG GAATGTATATAAAGACCTGCGTCAGATTGAGCTGGCATGTGACACTCAGGAGGATGTGGACAGCTGGAAGGCTTCGTTTCTCAGAGCTGGTGTATACCCAGAGAAAGACCAG CTTGAGAGCGAAGACACGATGAATTCTAGCGACACTGTGTCCATGGACCCGCAGCTGGAGCGACAGGTGGAGACCATCCGGAACCTCGTGGACTCATACATTGGCATTGTCAACAAGTCCATCAGAGACCTCATGCCCAAGACCATCATGCACCTCATGATCAATAGT GCGAAGGACTTCATCCACTCTGAGCTGCTGGCCTACCTGTACTCGGCCGGGGACCAGGGCAGTTTGATGGAGGAGTCAGCAGAGCAGGCTCAGAGGAGAGATGAGATGCTGAGGATGTATCATGCTTTGAAAGAGGCCCTGGTCCTTATAGGAGACATCAGCACCACCACTATTTCTACCCCAGTGCCTCCACCAGTAGACGACAACTGGATTCCCAAGGATCCGAG TCCTCCACCGGCATCCCGCCCTGCCTCAGCAACAGCGCCCCCTCCCAGCCGACCCCCGGCGGTGAGGGGGCCCACTCCGggtcctccacctcctctcaACCCCTCACCAGCCTTCGGAGCCCCGCCCGTGCCGTCTCGGCCACCGGGCCAAACAGCCTACGCAGGCGATCCCAACTCTGGTGTTACGCCTCTTGTCCCTTCCAGGCCGGCCCGCGTGCCTCCTGCACTGCCGCCTGGGATTCCCAG ACGACCCCCGGCTGCCCCCAACCGACCCACCATCATACGTCCTTCAGAGCCCTCCCTGCTTGActag
- the dnm2b gene encoding dynamin-2 isoform X2 yields the protein MGNRGMEDLIPLINKLQDAFSSIGQTCNLDLPQIAVVGGQSAGKSSVLENFVGRDFLPRGSGIVTRRPLILQLVNSKVEYAEFLHCKGRKFVDFDEVRLEIEAETDRITGSNKGISAIPINLRVYSPNVLNLTLIDLPGMTKVAVGDQPQDIEHQIRDMLMQFITKESCLILAVTPANTDLANSDALKISKEVDPQGLRTIGVITKLDLMDEGTDAKDILENKLLPLRRGYIGVVNRSQKDIDGKKDIRAALAAERKFFLSHPGYRHIAERMGTPHLQKTLNQQLTNHIRDTLPGLRSKLQSQLLSLEKEVEEYKNFRPDDPTRKTKALLQMVQQFGVDFEKCIEGSGDQVDTSNLSGGAKINRIFHERFPFELVKMEFDEKELRKEISYAIKNIHGVRTGLFTPDLAFEAIVKKQIIKLKDPCLKCVDLVVTELAALIRKCTEKLGSYPRLREETERIVTTYVRERDSKTKDQVLLLIDIELSYINTNHEDFIGFANAQQRTTANATKKRVMPNQVIRRGWLTINISIMKGGSKDYWFVLTAESLSWYKDEEEKEKKYMLPLDNLKLRDVEKGFMSSKHVFAIFNTEQRNVYKDLRQIELACDTQEDVDSWKASFLRAGVYPEKDQLESEDTMNSSDTVSMDPQLERQVETIRNLVDSYIGIVNKSIRDLMPKTIMHLMINSAKDFIHSELLAYLYSAGDQGSLMEESAEQAQRRDEMLRMYHALKEALVLIGDISTTTISTPVPPPVDDNWIPKDPSPPPASRPASATAPPPSRPPAVRGPTPGPPPPLNPSPAFGAPPVPSRPPGQTAYAGDPNSGVTPLVPSRPARVPPALPPGIPSRRPPAAPNRPTIIRPSEPSLLD from the exons ATGGGAAACCGGGGAATGGAAGACCTAATTCCCCTCATTAACAAACTCCAGGACGCCTTCAGCTCCATCGGCCAGACCTGCAACTTAGACCTGCCGCAGATAGCGGTCGTCGGCGGACAGAGCGCAGGGAAGAGCTCCGTGTTGGAGAATTTCGTCGGGAG ggACTTCTTGCCCAGAGGATCTGGCATCGTCACCCGTCGTCCTCTCATCCTCCAGCTGGTTAACAGTAAAGTAG AATATGCAGAGTTCCTGCACTGTAAGGGACGTAAGTTTGTGGACTTTGACGAGGTCCGTCTGGAGATTGAAGCAGAGACTGACCGGATCACCGGATCCAACAAGGGCATCTCTGCCATCCCTATCAACCTCCGCGTCTACTCCCCTAATG TGCTGAATCTGACCCTGATTGACCTGCCGGGAATGACAAAAGTTGCCGTGGGAGACCAGCCTCAGGACATTGAGCACCAGATCAGGGACATGCTGATGCAGTTCATCACCAAGGAGAGCTGTCTGATCCTGGCTGTCACCCCGGCCAACACTGACCTGGCCAACTCCGACGCCCTTAAGATTTCCAAGGAGGTTGACCCTCAGG GTCTACGGACCATTGGTGTTATCACTAAGCTGGACCTGATGGATGAGGGGACGGATGCAAAAGACATCCTGGAAAACAAACTGCTGCCGCTTCGCAGAG GTTACATTGGGGTGGTGAACCGCAGTCAAAAGGATATCGATGGGAAGAAAGATATCCGTGCTGCTTTGGCGGCTGAGAGAAAGTTCTTCCTGTCCCACCCTGGGTACAGACACATTGCAGAACGTATGGGCACTCCACACCTGCAGAAGACCCTCAATCAG CAACTTACCAACCATATCCGCGACACGTTGCCCGGGTTACGCAGTAAGTTGCAAAGCCAGCTGTTATCACTGGAGAAAGAGGTGGAAGAGTACAAGAATTTCCGCCCTGATGACCCCACACGCAAGACCAAGGCCTTGCTCCA GATGGTGCAGCAGTTTGGCGTGGACTTCGAGAAGTGCATCGAGGGGTCTGGGGATCAGGTGGACACCTCCAACTTGTCAGGTGGAGCAAAGATCAACCGCATCTTCCATGAGCGCTTTCCCTTTGAGCTGGTGAAG ATGGAGTTTGATGAGAAGGAGCTGAGGAAAGAGATCAGTTACGCCATCAAGAACATCCACGGAGTCAG GACAGGCCTGTTCACCCCAGACTTGGCGTTTGAGGCCATAGTGAAAAAGCAGATCATTAAGCTGAAAGACCCCTGTCTGAAATGCGTCGACCTCGTTGTCACTGAGCTTGCCGCCCTGATCAGGAAGTGCACTGAAAAG CTGGGATCGTACCCTCGACTGAGAGAAGAgacggagagaatcgtcaccaCCTacgtcagagagagagacagcaagacCAAAGaccag GTGTTGCTGTTGATTGATATTGAGCTCTCTTACATCAACACTAATCATGAGGACTTCATTGGATTTGCCAA TGCCCAGCAAAGGACCACTGCCAACGCCACCAAGAAGAGGGTCATGCCCAATCAG GTGATCCGCCGAGGCTGGCTCACTATCAACATCAGTATCATGAAGGGCGGATCCAAGGACTACTGGTTTGTCCTGACTGCTGAGTCTCTCTCCTGGTACAAAGATGAGGAG gagaaagagaagaagtaCATGCTGCCTCTTgacaacctgaagctgagagaTGTGGAGAAAGGCTTCATGTCCAGCAAACATGTCTTTGCCATCTTCAATACTGAACAGAG GAATGTATATAAAGACCTGCGTCAGATTGAGCTGGCATGTGACACTCAGGAGGATGTGGACAGCTGGAAGGCTTCGTTTCTCAGAGCTGGTGTATACCCAGAGAAAGACCAG CTTGAGAGCGAAGACACGATGAATTCTAGCGACACTGTGTCCATGGACCCGCAGCTGGAGCGACAGGTGGAGACCATCCGGAACCTCGTGGACTCATACATTGGCATTGTCAACAAGTCCATCAGAGACCTCATGCCCAAGACCATCATGCACCTCATGATCAATAGT GCGAAGGACTTCATCCACTCTGAGCTGCTGGCCTACCTGTACTCGGCCGGGGACCAGGGCAGTTTGATGGAGGAGTCAGCAGAGCAGGCTCAGAGGAGAGATGAGATGCTGAGGATGTATCATGCTTTGAAAGAGGCCCTGGTCCTTATAGGAGACATCAGCACCACCACTATTTCTACCCCAGTGCCTCCACCAGTAGACGACAACTGGATTCCCAAGGATCCGAG TCCTCCACCGGCATCCCGCCCTGCCTCAGCAACAGCGCCCCCTCCCAGCCGACCCCCGGCGGTGAGGGGGCCCACTCCGggtcctccacctcctctcaACCCCTCACCAGCCTTCGGAGCCCCGCCCGTGCCGTCTCGGCCACCGGGCCAAACAGCCTACGCAGGCGATCCCAACTCTGGTGTTACGCCTCTTGTCCCTTCCAGGCCGGCCCGCGTGCCTCCTGCACTGCCGCCTGGGATTCCCAG CAGACGACCCCCGGCTGCCCCCAACCGACCCACCATCATACGTCCTTCAGAGCCCTCCCTGCTTGActag
- the dnm2b gene encoding dynamin-2 isoform X3 — MGNRGMEDLIPLINKLQDAFSSIGQTCNLDLPQIAVVGGQSAGKSSVLENFVGRDFLPRGSGIVTRRPLILQLVNSKVEYAEFLHCKGRKFVDFDEVRLEIEAETDRITGSNKGISAIPINLRVYSPNVLNLTLIDLPGMTKVAVGDQPQDIEHQIRDMLMQFITKESCLILAVTPANTDLANSDALKISKEVDPQGLRTIGVITKLDLMDEGTDAKDILENKLLPLRRGYIGVVNRSQKDIDGKKDIRAALAAERKFFLSHPGYRHIAERMGTPHLQKTLNQQLTNHIRDTLPGLRSKLQSQLLSLEKEVEEYKNFRPDDPTRKTKALLQMVQQFGVDFEKCIEGSGDQVDTSNLSGGAKINRIFHERFPFELVKMEFDEKELRKEISYAIKNIHGVRTGLFTPDLAFEAIVKKQIIKLKEPCLKCIDLVIQELINTVRQCTNKLGSYPRLREETERIVTTYVRERDSKTKDQVLLLIDIELSYINTNHEDFIGFANAQQRTTANATKKRVMPNQVIRRGWLTINISIMKGGSKDYWFVLTAESLSWYKDEEEKEKKYMLPLDNLKLRDVEKGFMSSKHVFAIFNTEQRNVYKDLRQIELACDTQEDVDSWKASFLRAGVYPEKDQLESEDTMNSSDTVSMDPQLERQVETIRNLVDSYIGIVNKSIRDLMPKTIMHLMINSAKDFIHSELLAYLYSAGDQGSLMEESAEQAQRRDEMLRMYHALKEALVLIGDISTTTISTPVPPPVDDNWIPKDPSPPPASRPASATAPPPSRPPAVRGPTPGPPPPLNPSPAFGAPPVPSRPPGQTAYAGDPNSGVTPLVPSRPARVPPALPPGIPRRPPAAPNRPTIIRPSEPSLLD, encoded by the exons ATGGGAAACCGGGGAATGGAAGACCTAATTCCCCTCATTAACAAACTCCAGGACGCCTTCAGCTCCATCGGCCAGACCTGCAACTTAGACCTGCCGCAGATAGCGGTCGTCGGCGGACAGAGCGCAGGGAAGAGCTCCGTGTTGGAGAATTTCGTCGGGAG ggACTTCTTGCCCAGAGGATCTGGCATCGTCACCCGTCGTCCTCTCATCCTCCAGCTGGTTAACAGTAAAGTAG AATATGCAGAGTTCCTGCACTGTAAGGGACGTAAGTTTGTGGACTTTGACGAGGTCCGTCTGGAGATTGAAGCAGAGACTGACCGGATCACCGGATCCAACAAGGGCATCTCTGCCATCCCTATCAACCTCCGCGTCTACTCCCCTAATG TGCTGAATCTGACCCTGATTGACCTGCCGGGAATGACAAAAGTTGCCGTGGGAGACCAGCCTCAGGACATTGAGCACCAGATCAGGGACATGCTGATGCAGTTCATCACCAAGGAGAGCTGTCTGATCCTGGCTGTCACCCCGGCCAACACTGACCTGGCCAACTCCGACGCCCTTAAGATTTCCAAGGAGGTTGACCCTCAGG GTCTACGGACCATTGGTGTTATCACTAAGCTGGACCTGATGGATGAGGGGACGGATGCAAAAGACATCCTGGAAAACAAACTGCTGCCGCTTCGCAGAG GTTACATTGGGGTGGTGAACCGCAGTCAAAAGGATATCGATGGGAAGAAAGATATCCGTGCTGCTTTGGCGGCTGAGAGAAAGTTCTTCCTGTCCCACCCTGGGTACAGACACATTGCAGAACGTATGGGCACTCCACACCTGCAGAAGACCCTCAATCAG CAACTTACCAACCATATCCGCGACACGTTGCCCGGGTTACGCAGTAAGTTGCAAAGCCAGCTGTTATCACTGGAGAAAGAGGTGGAAGAGTACAAGAATTTCCGCCCTGATGACCCCACACGCAAGACCAAGGCCTTGCTCCA GATGGTGCAGCAGTTTGGCGTGGACTTCGAGAAGTGCATCGAGGGGTCTGGGGATCAGGTGGACACCTCCAACTTGTCAGGTGGAGCAAAGATCAACCGCATCTTCCATGAGCGCTTTCCCTTTGAGCTGGTGAAG ATGGAGTTTGATGAGAAGGAGCTGAGGAAAGAGATCAGTTACGCCATCAAGAACATCCACGGAGTCAG GACAGGCCTGTTCACCCCAGACCTGGCGTTTGAGGCCATAGTGAAAAAGCAGATCATTAAGCTGAAAGAGCCCTGTCTGAAATGCATCGACCTGGTCATCCAGGAGCTCATCAACACAGTCAGACAGTGCACCAATAAG CTGGGATCGTACCCTCGACTGAGAGAAGAgacggagagaatcgtcaccaCCTacgtcagagagagagacagcaagacCAAAGaccag GTGTTGCTGTTGATTGATATTGAGCTCTCTTACATCAACACTAATCATGAGGACTTCATTGGATTTGCCAA TGCCCAGCAAAGGACCACTGCCAACGCCACCAAGAAGAGGGTCATGCCCAATCAG GTGATCCGCCGAGGCTGGCTCACTATCAACATCAGTATCATGAAGGGCGGATCCAAGGACTACTGGTTTGTCCTGACTGCTGAGTCTCTCTCCTGGTACAAAGATGAGGAG gagaaagagaagaagtaCATGCTGCCTCTTgacaacctgaagctgagagaTGTGGAGAAAGGCTTCATGTCCAGCAAACATGTCTTTGCCATCTTCAATACTGAACAGAG GAATGTATATAAAGACCTGCGTCAGATTGAGCTGGCATGTGACACTCAGGAGGATGTGGACAGCTGGAAGGCTTCGTTTCTCAGAGCTGGTGTATACCCAGAGAAAGACCAG CTTGAGAGCGAAGACACGATGAATTCTAGCGACACTGTGTCCATGGACCCGCAGCTGGAGCGACAGGTGGAGACCATCCGGAACCTCGTGGACTCATACATTGGCATTGTCAACAAGTCCATCAGAGACCTCATGCCCAAGACCATCATGCACCTCATGATCAATAGT GCGAAGGACTTCATCCACTCTGAGCTGCTGGCCTACCTGTACTCGGCCGGGGACCAGGGCAGTTTGATGGAGGAGTCAGCAGAGCAGGCTCAGAGGAGAGATGAGATGCTGAGGATGTATCATGCTTTGAAAGAGGCCCTGGTCCTTATAGGAGACATCAGCACCACCACTATTTCTACCCCAGTGCCTCCACCAGTAGACGACAACTGGATTCCCAAGGATCCGAG TCCTCCACCGGCATCCCGCCCTGCCTCAGCAACAGCGCCCCCTCCCAGCCGACCCCCGGCGGTGAGGGGGCCCACTCCGggtcctccacctcctctcaACCCCTCACCAGCCTTCGGAGCCCCGCCCGTGCCGTCTCGGCCACCGGGCCAAACAGCCTACGCAGGCGATCCCAACTCTGGTGTTACGCCTCTTGTCCCTTCCAGGCCGGCCCGCGTGCCTCCTGCACTGCCGCCTGGGATTCCCAG ACGACCCCCGGCTGCCCCCAACCGACCCACCATCATACGTCCTTCAGAGCCCTCCCTGCTTGActag